In Anabaena sphaerica FACHB-251, the DNA window CTGTTAAGGGTTTTGTTTGTGGAGTGCTTGCTAATGTCATTTTAAACTCCGGTAAGAGGTATTTGCACCAATGCTGTCAATGTATTGGTTTGCTGTTTCTGTGTCATCTTACCTGTGATTAATTTTTCTGGGAAGAAGTTAAATATTTTTTTTATCTCACGCAGAGACGCAGAGGTGCAGAGGAGGAGTTAAGTGTTTAAACATCTTTAAAAAAGACAGCAGGAGAAACATGAAAGAATTTAGCTAGTTTTTCTATGTGATTTACTGTCATTTGTTCTTTTCCGCTGAGAACCTCAGATAAAACGGTTTCCTGTTCAAAAATGGGCATTAAATCTTTAGATTGTAAGTTCAATTCTTCCAGTAATACTTTTAATAATTCGATTCCATAAATATCTGCCACAGGATAATGATGTTCTTCATATTCAGCTACTACTAATCCTAATAAATGCAGATAATCTCGTTCGTCAGGAGTTAAATTTTCTTGATCTAATAAAGAATCAATGATATTTTGAGTTATAGTTAATTCTTCCTCTGAAGTAATTTTGCGAGGAGGAAAAGCAGTAATCAATTCTAGATATGTTTTAGGTGTACCAAGGGTCTTGTTTCCAGTTTTGTTTGTCATATTCTGCATGGGTAAGGATATGGCGAATATAAACTTCTTGATATTGATAGTCCACTAAAGCAATTAATCGGTAATTGTTACCACTAATATTAAAAACGGTAAAATTTCCAACTGAATCAGCAGATGGGAATACTTGACGTAATTCAACGAAATTTTCCCATTTGGCTTTACTAATAATTTTATACCATGTTTCTAGATTTGATTCAGCTTTTGGATGTTGCTCCCAAAATTCTTTTAGTCTTTTTTTGCTGATAATGTGCATCACTGGAAATGATGAAAGCTAGGTTTTGAACTTAGTAATATACCATCTTGTGGGGTGGGCATCTTGCCCGCCCAATATCAATTAACTATTACCTCTGTCTACATATTGCCAGCGTGTCACACCATCTTCTGTTGAACTAACTAAAATATTGAACCATTCTAAACTTTCTAAATGGTCGGCTATGGTTTTCTTTTGTTTTGGTGCAATTTTGAATTGGGCTATAATTTGTTCTAAAGTCCATTGTCCATTATTGGTGCGTAATAAGTCGCGTATTGCTGCTAATTGTTCTTTGGATTTTTTCGGGAATGGTTTTTGT includes these proteins:
- a CDS encoding type II toxin-antitoxin system HigB family toxin, giving the protein MHIISKKRLKEFWEQHPKAESNLETWYKIISKAKWENFVELRQVFPSADSVGNFTVFNISGNNYRLIALVDYQYQEVYIRHILTHAEYDKQNWKQDPWYT
- a CDS encoding helix-turn-helix domain-containing protein — encoded protein: MTNKTGNKTLGTPKTYLELITAFPPRKITSEEELTITQNIIDSLLDQENLTPDERDYLHLLGLVVAEYEEHHYPVADIYGIELLKVLLEELNLQSKDLMPIFEQETVLSEVLSGKEQMTVNHIEKLAKFFHVSPAVFFKDV